TCCTCAAGTGTCAGCAGCTGAAGGCGCGGGATTACCCCTTGCGGGTCTTACAGCTCTCCAGGCCCTCACCCAGGTGGTAGGCATCAACCTCGACGGAAGTGGTCCAAAGAAAAGCATCTTAATCACAGCTGCCTCAGGTGGGGTCGGTCACTATGCTGTTCAACTCGCAAAGCTGGGAAACACACACGTTACAGCCACCTGTGGAACACGAAACATTGATTTAGTCAAGAGCTTAGGGGCTGACGAGGTTCTGGACTACACTACCCCAGATGGTGCAGCGCTCAGGAGCCCATCAGGCCAGACATACGACGCTGTGGTCGACTGTGGAACAGGCAATATTCCCTGGTCCACCTTCGAGCCAAACTTAAGCACAAATGGGAAGGTTGTAAGTCTCACTCCCAACGTCAGTGCCATGCTAACTTTTGTTCTGAAGAAACTCACTTTCTCTAAGAAGCAGCTGGTGCCAATGTTTGCCTCTATCAAGAAGGAGAAAGTGAATTTTCTTGTTGGGTTGGTGAAGGAAGGGAAGCTTAAGACAGTGATCGACTCCAAACATCCTCTGAGCAAGGCTGAAGATGCTTGGGCTAAGAGCATCGATGGCCATGCCACAGGGAAGATCATTGTGGAGCCTTAAGCGTGATTATATACCAACTCTTATGTGCTTAATGAAAAAGGTGTAATGTAGTATGCGATGGTTAGGTAATGGTTATTTGCATTAGAACAAGGTATTTGATGATGTTTGTTTCTGCCTCACACTCAGTAGACTGGTTATTGTAGATGTATGGGCCTTTTATTCATATTCACCTTGTATAAGCTTTTATCAAGATACCATCATGgccctttttttcccttgtttttattCTGTGGGATGCTGCTTTGGGTAATGAAGTTTTTCCAAGGAAATTTTCTCCGagaaaaatattacaattttggTAGGTTTGGTTCATAGGAATAAGAATAAAAGTAAATCATTATACCATATAAATAGAGAGATTAAAATTCTGTTAAGGGGTGGTTATGGTTTTCAtaagaattaataatttttttattgatatttctcATTTCCCAAAAAACAATCCAAATACAATAATGCATGGAAAAtggaatgaattttttattttcattctctattCAGGCATTAAAACATACCTTCATATGCAGAGGGATTTGACACAAAAGAAGccttgaaagaagaaaaaaatatctaaaaaatgtTTACCAAGACAtgaatgaacaaataaaatttgtttgggTTTTATTAGAGTCCAATCTTAATGTTACTATTGTTGTGGGCAAAACCTTCCACCTTTCAACATAAAGTAGCACACAGTTTGATGACCTTGATGACAAGTGAGCCAAAGAACCATTGAAtggtgaaataaaaattaatagaggCATTGTGACAAAAATTATCAATCATGAAACCAAAGTTTGGTTAGTCTTAGTTTTGATAATAGAAAAACAAGGTTTGAAACTAATGTTTGATCTTGAGTATGATTAAAATCAagtcaaaggaaaataaaaagaagaagacttCAAAGATAAGAGCTTTTAAGATTATATCTAGATCTCGTTATAAGGTGCACTAGGATCATgcatcttatttttattcatgtacctaaaatcatcaaagagttgaattgctttcaaatattttatatttggatgatttcatgcttttaattaaaaccttaagtcaattcttttttaacttaattaaaagattttaaaagggATTGCTCGAGTTGTTGGAGGTTATAAACCTCAAACTGGATTTTGAAACACTTCACAGTGTAATCGATCAAGGGGATTAGGAACTAGTTGAATTGGTTTGGCTTGATAAATCAAGGTACATTTGcatcttttctctcttctaataGTTATGTTGATGTAATTGAGCTTTTAACTCATCTGATGAGGTTCAGTCAAGGACtagttaaatcaatttttcaatcgGTCAAGGACCTAGACCCCAACGATCACTTACAAGAACCATTAATTGCTAACAGTTAGTGAACTAATCGAACCAATGCTCAACCGATCGACCCCCAAATAGTGTCTAATGGTTAGTTTGGGCTTCCTCTCCTATGaaaaggctccaaacttcattATTTTAGTGTGCATGAGTTCTAAATCTTTTATGAACATCATTTGAGGCTTGTGTGAGTGTTATGAGTGCAATTTATTTctaaacttgcatatcattagtgcacctcATATATTCTTCTAACAAAGTAAGACacatttttaagtaatttccatgctatgcCAGTATATGAATGTAATGGAAGGGAATCCCTCTCATAAACACTTTTTCCTTCCACACTTAAAGGTAAGGTTCCTTTTATTATTACACATAATGTTGTCCCCATTATAAGATACATATATGGCTTTACTTAAACATTATGTTGACGCACTTCCAATGACATCACATAGGAAACATGTGGTTCCATGAGTATATCaatcttcaaattgatatttAAGCAAAGATTGGATGGCTATTGTGTTGATCTTGAAGGGTGCGACCAAGTAATGCATTTACACCCATATGATTAATAATTTCTCATCCTATGTTAGGCATAAAGAAGAATAAATTGACATGATAATTAAGACACATCATGTGTGTCAATTTAACCGCATCcttaggaatttttaaaaattttaaagctaGTTAacgaaaatacatttttaagatatataaaatttataagattTATATGTAAATATCATGTGTTGACTGTCATTGTAAACCGTATATAAATATTGAGACACTCCATTTCTTTCATAATACAATAATTGTGTGTTCTTGTGTgcaacaaaatgaaataaagattaTGAAGTTAAAGATTAAGCATTTTCTTTGGTGATGTACCATAGGGTTGGTTAGTGCTAtagaattaatttggaaaatatttgttcaattggaaatttttttaagccTTAACCATTCCTTTCCATGCTTTTCATTCTCTATTGTTCCTCCTTTAGTTTTGTTaacatttaaagaaaatataatgatttatttaatccATATTAGACATTTTCTTTCATGATCTATTATGTATTAATGACATAACCAAACAAAATCTATAATAAGATTATGTAAAACTCAATATCTTAATTATTACATGCACATTAGGGAcattgattactacttaaaaggaacatattttatataggaatttttatgagtttcacattttttaattaataattataccTAAGATAATTAACATATTGTTGCTCTTGCAAaatttactaactcttttttgTAAGTTGTGGAGTGATTTCAAGGTGTAAATGATGCATTTAATTGATCATGGAAGAAAGAAGattgaaaaatgttgaaaaagatGGAAATAGAAATTTCACATCATCATGCGAAATTTGACATGACTATGTAGATTGGGACAAAGGAGGAGAAATCGTAGCAAGCTAAGGGATGATTTCACACGAATGTGCAAAATTTTGCATAGAAATGCCAACTGAACCAAAGGAGCAAAAGTTGCAAGGAATTGAGGAGTATGTGCCAAATAGACCAAATAGATTAATGTTGTAGCCAACCGATTTTGATTTTCCATGTTCGTGTGAAAATGCTAGTCCTCGTGCAAAAATGTCATTGCTGGTgccaaatctcatatttttgaatttagaaGGTTCTAGAAGCCTAATGGGATGCCAAATGtccttcattttttaaaactataaataaggATATAAATCTTGTAAAAAGAACATTTTACACTTTTGGATTTGGAgctattttaaaactttttttcctctctctctctctctctctctctctctccctttgaatagaaatttccattttctcacTAGTCAAACATGTCTTATGAGACAAAATCTCCAAACATGAGTGACTAgatcttatttttcttagagGAATGAGGATCTAAAGGCAAGATTTATAGTGATTTAgagaaataaaacttaatttgcCAAGGCATTTTgatccaattaatcaattgattgaaatttgagaatttttcttttcaaattatcttaaatGACTATTACAATGCAAACTAAGTAGatttattaaattcttaaaggtagatttaataaaattgaatagttgcattgtataaatcatttaaagatgatttaaaataaattgaatatatatgaGATGAATTAATCTTTAGATTAAATcacctaatttgaagaaaaattatatttagatttaaagctaaattaaatattgttttaagtgagatttttagatttttcagCCTAACTTGATGAATAATAGATCTTGTTGATCTTTTCAACATAGAAATTGATTTCTAGTGAATCTGAAatctaaaaacttatttttcattaatagattttctctaattttggtCAACTTTATCCCTTCAATTACAATaagattttctcaaattttatctctaattttttgtcatctcattttttatcaccatttcaattttcaccaTTTTCCCTCTTGATTGCCAAACACTTTCACCATGCTAATGGATAACACCTAAAACTGCTATACTACCATAACTTTTActagaaatcatttttgatcTCGTAAAAGCCACCTTAGCATAGtgaattgagttaaaaagtttgttttgatgcgataaaccataaaaataatcaatcagACATATATTGGAGTggtgaaaaaaaatgagtagCTTCGAAATTAGAACTATCTTTATGTCATTGTCGTTGCTTATGATAATTGCATGTTGTTGTAGTTTTACATCCCCCTGTTCCAATTCAATCAATGGGTGGCGATTGTCATAAATTTGGAGAGTAAAAGGGTTTGACCTTCTTTCATCAAATCAGAACATTCAATCAATTCACTTTCTTGATGAAGCCTCTAAAGTTGTTTGCTTTATGTTGCACCTACTAAAAAAGGCCTTCAAGCCTaatatgtaaatataaaaaaccaaCATCCACAAGTTGCAGATATAGTGGGGCACCATAAATTGTAAGTTATAAATGtatacatatttattttctactCTATTCATGTCCTATGTCAATAATATACATTCAACATTGGGACAGAAATGGTCTAAATAGATCCATTGATTTTGTAAGTCCTTAAATATCACAATCCTAGTTTAATTTCACATCAGCTGTCAAAATGTTTATGATGTGGACCCTAACATCAGTCTAATGTACATTAACGCATTGGACTTGAAATGCTGAAATTTGCAGTTCATATGATTGTGGCTGACGAAAATGAAGTTGGTGAAATTGTTTTCGATAATATTTGGCTTACCAGTGATGCATAACATCTGTGGGTGACCTTCGTAATTCTTTTATTCTGGAACATTTGATTAAGTTTCTCAATTGTATATTCTAATTCAATACcctttttattcataatttcaaaacattCTCAGCTATATTGTCCACTTCACAGATATTATTTGCAATTATATTAGATTGTAAGCAGCTATTAGCCATTTCTTTGTCTTCCATGATTTTCGAGCCAACTTTACATATAATGCTTCACAATTATGGgattgaattataaaattttccttctttaacAGCACCACAGATTGTATATGGATTTATGGAGGAGCTATAGGGGCAACGTACTTTGTCGAGAGACTGTATCGAACAGCTTACATTCATTGAATCATCCAGAGAAAGTCTCATGTCTTACTTGAGAGAGGCTCTCCAGTATCAAGTTGGTTGGCcaacatatatttttgttactaaaatttatgtcattttgaatcttgctcaatttttttccaaCAGGGATATTACATTTGTCATTTTCTTACCAGGAATTCAAAC
Above is a genomic segment from Vitis riparia cultivar Riparia Gloire de Montpellier isolate 1030 chromosome 7, EGFV_Vit.rip_1.0, whole genome shotgun sequence containing:
- the LOC117917809 gene encoding chloroplast envelope quinone oxidoreductase homolog, which codes for MATKLMQAVQYSSFGKGAAGLEHAEVPIPAPAKDEVLLKLEAASINPLDWKIRKGIWRPVVPRKLPHIPVTDVAGEVVEVGAGVKEFKAGDKVVSILSHVYGGGLAEFAVAKENLTVSRPPQVSAAEGAGLPLAGLTALQALTQVVGINLDGSGPKKSILITAASGGVGHYAVQLAKLGNTHVTATCGTRNIDLVKSLGADEVLDYTTPDGAALRSPSGQTYDAVVDCGTGNIPWSTFEPNLSTNGKVVSLTPNVSAMLTFVLKKLTFSKKQLVPMFASIKKEKVNFLVGLVKEGKLKTVIDSKHPLSKAEDAWAKSIDGHATGKIIVEP